From Bacteroidota bacterium, the proteins below share one genomic window:
- a CDS encoding BMP family ABC transporter substrate-binding protein, protein MKNSLRLFLFSLLLIPGVIFLSSLNGCSEKDKSDVPKDAPIKAGLVFDIGGRGDKSFNDAAFNGLERAKKDMGIDYEVIDPGDGADRESALRKLAFKKGISIVFGVGFIFTEDITKVATEFTDKKFACVDYSIDEKTMIPANLQALEFKEEEGSFLVGYLAALTTKTNKVGFLGGMESALIKKFEAGYKQGVKYGNPNCEVYSAYVSVNPDGFKNPGKGKEICLSQYDKGADIIYHASGLSGLGLFEAAREKKKLAIGVDLDQSKEAPGYVLTSMVKMVDQAVYTAIKELRENSFTKGAKTLGLKEKGVDYVYDDTNKNLIPDDIRKKVEEVRAKIISGEIKVSAK, encoded by the coding sequence ATGAAAAATTCTCTTAGACTGTTTCTATTTTCGCTTTTATTAATTCCCGGAGTGATTTTTTTATCATCACTGAACGGATGCTCTGAAAAAGATAAATCGGATGTGCCGAAAGATGCTCCAATAAAAGCAGGACTTGTGTTTGATATAGGAGGACGCGGTGATAAATCTTTCAATGATGCTGCATTCAACGGACTTGAACGCGCTAAGAAAGATATGGGAATTGATTACGAAGTTATCGATCCGGGTGACGGCGCCGACAGAGAATCTGCTTTAAGAAAACTTGCTTTCAAAAAAGGAATTTCGATTGTATTCGGTGTAGGATTTATTTTCACTGAAGACATCACAAAAGTTGCTACAGAATTTACGGATAAGAAATTCGCATGCGTGGATTATTCTATCGATGAAAAGACAATGATACCTGCAAATCTTCAGGCATTGGAATTTAAAGAAGAAGAAGGTTCATTTTTAGTCGGCTACCTTGCAGCATTAACTACTAAGACTAACAAAGTAGGATTTTTAGGCGGTATGGAATCTGCTTTAATAAAGAAATTTGAAGCAGGTTACAAGCAAGGCGTTAAGTATGGCAATCCGAATTGCGAAGTATATTCAGCGTATGTAAGCGTTAATCCTGACGGATTTAAAAATCCCGGCAAAGGAAAAGAAATCTGCTTAAGCCAGTACGATAAAGGCGCAGATATTATTTATCATGCCTCAGGATTATCAGGCTTAGGATTATTTGAAGCTGCAAGAGAGAAAAAGAAGCTTGCAATCGGAGTTGATCTTGACCAGTCAAAAGAAGCTCCGGGATATGTTCTTACAAGCATGGTAAAAATGGTTGACCAGGCAGTTTACACAGCAATAAAGGAGTTAAGAGAAAACTCTTTTACCAAAGGAGCGAAGACTTTAGGCTTAAAAGAGAAAGGTGTAGATTATGTATATGATGACACAAACAAGAATTTAATTCCGGATGATATCCGCAAAAAAGTTGAAGAGGTAAGAGCAAAAATCATCAGCGGAGAGATTAAAGTAAGCGCTAAGTAA
- a CDS encoding GNAT family N-acetyltransferase, with the protein MFEYKQAETDKELKQILELQKKNLPKNLTGEQKNSQGFVTVNHDFDTLHKMNLLENAVIAKADDSVIGYLLAMRPELRNDIEVLVPMFNTFDKLEYKGKQLSDYNYIVVGQVCVAREYRGVGILDEMYKKYKELLSGKYDFAVTEIDTENLRSINAHKRIGFDLLHNYTSPDKRNWDIIIWDWT; encoded by the coding sequence ATGTTCGAATATAAACAGGCCGAGACTGACAAAGAACTAAAGCAAATCCTTGAGCTTCAGAAGAAAAATCTTCCCAAAAATCTTACTGGAGAGCAAAAGAATTCACAGGGATTTGTAACGGTCAATCATGATTTTGATACTCTCCATAAAATGAATTTGTTGGAAAACGCCGTTATTGCTAAAGCTGATGATTCCGTAATTGGTTATCTGCTTGCAATGAGACCCGAGCTGAGAAATGACATTGAAGTGCTTGTTCCCATGTTTAATACTTTTGATAAACTGGAATACAAAGGAAAGCAGCTTTCGGATTACAATTATATTGTTGTTGGTCAGGTTTGTGTTGCCCGTGAATACAGGGGAGTTGGAATTCTGGATGAGATGTACAAAAAATACAAGGAACTGCTTTCAGGTAAATATGACTTTGCTGTAACGGAAATCGATACTGAAAATTTACGTTCAATAAATGCACACAAGCGGATTGGATTTGATTTGCTGCATAACTACACTTCACCTGATAAAAGAAACTGGGATATTATAATCTGGGACTGGACATAA
- the sprA gene encoding cell surface protein SprA — MKLKSNITFQSTLFLLAIFITFIASFGDAHAQGRRGKDIVIITGNPLDSSFTSVLDSVDKARQDSIRKLPVDSTARIKYFKYIAPYTYGTKPNTTISPIILGNSEEIKYEVTFDSLNHVIVRQTFNGEDIKAPLVMSIDAYLKLLGEQKQRSIFNDIVSAKFQGNTQDDLSKLFEKITNITIPLPFKSETIFGPPTINLSINGIIDITASYQKITSEQTNTQVSDNTQNNINFKQDVQVTARGKVGDKLSIDADWNTTRTFDFENQLKLKYEGYADEVIQKIEAGNVSLDTRSSLIQSSQALFGIRGEFKLGPLTLTTVVSQKKSKQETKDFSSGSSQTSDNIAVYNYSDNHYFLDTAYKSNFVDFMEDGQLQSIENIARQVSNTNFEVWVQTQNTTADRKNASLLIDLPPLPPGANTNYRDSFYTPKQIPGHRYFGIFRKLSPTEYTVNYQAGFISLKTPVQDNDYIGVSYSTLGYGTIPSQTYGTNSNSYAQDTLVLKMVKAGSIVPQTDTLAWALKMKNIYRLNVSRIVEDGFEFKVNYVDPSNPTPSPSLPNGKSLLEVTGLDRFIGKGPQLGQDNNFDFLQGRTVNTETGDIIFPTLEPFNQPILTATGDTSLVFRDIYTKLKSEAGIAPNNSKYILSYKARGEAGVNSTINLGFNVVEGSVTVKVGETPLVLNQDYSVDYTTGTVTIKNAAALQSKDLKISYEQNELFSLASKTFIGARGDYKISDKTSLGFTYVNLKQETLNDKVRIGEEPTNNSMFGVDFTTEIKSKFLTKVVNTLPGFNSKEESGFTFKGEFAMITGDPNTKKSQIPSDNNESVAYVDDMEGSKKIISMGSNYSSWTVSSIPATYKNTSNISLPDSVTRKFQPFRGRMRWYNIPNDVSIKDIYPLRDVAAGQDRITPFYITYDPNNRGQYNYNLKYNNPDFGDTMATHKAETFNGIMKYLNSTTTDLQSENINFIEFSMRVDSKVSLVGNQNAKLNIDLGLISEDAIPNGILNTEDKNNNGTLEVDEDIGLDMLPDSLEVRQYPGLGGDPSLDDNANGNINYDVINGTEGNRFYDGGNKPDTEDLNKNGTLDSYDSYRSYSISLDTVNNSRIVGKGANGWAQYRIPLSEFTQNIGNGSLNNVQYVRIWVTGLTDTIRISLVDLNLVGNQWVKPNKGDTSYSISVVSIEENPQIYQSPVGGDILRQTIINQNSANTKSNEQSLSIDVRNLSTSGDRKYARKDYGSAPLDLFNYKRLKLFVNGDPTFNYTNENIYDAAMVVRFGTDSNNYYEYRAPVHPDVRPGQPWNSQNEVTINFTDLTAIKLARDSSGISQAFPVPNGPPGAYYIIKGNPALNIIREIVLGVEKNRSALNSTITGSTWFNEIRLLKVNDDNGYAYNFSAGLKLSDLMLMNLNFSKVDPNFHSIDARVGSRNTGQNWDLSATFNAHKLINNALVSLFGSDKWGNFLTLPITFRHSENLLKPKYFPGTDVDVTTASDQKYQQVLASTGNTQLAKDQSENLIFESQTLGVQNSINISGMQFNIPVDNYLVTHILNRFQFNLNANLNNSRDNTYSSQSQFNLTGGVAFATDFGLADKVNIHLGKLLPLGEKYKDAKLYFFFPFIGMAPLFTSNFNAGTDFSRTKNESQQRRLLNADATTRIFSANRNFGFDWKFIENWIVDMTGSYQFRVGSDLTGLETNPDSLRTQRFTNEIFGDIFFNNGVINFGKDLNYTQSVLMHPKFNFPVIDKFMTFNLDYNVTYGWTNPNTTQNIGYNVGFQNSVTSGANIKLSELFNIFKKGDTQPPGTTDPNGKFRIKSYLRSDSTTGGKTDPAELFKIFKTFFPDNITVSVTQTNQVFNTNISGIPGFANFWFYPTTNDKYGPSRMYQLGLNRDPGPRYPNVNNMSDSYNLSNDLQFSTTISPIFPEAIRMSVNFKTSWGNNTSRLFNTGPFGNDTGTTSVSNLRTKGYSTFFVGNVENFTVEGDSITGTVFADAIKSKLKGFAFPNWTLTITGLEKFPLFAQFAQSVTLDNSFQSEYSEGTSSDKTDITTVTNQRVVQSFNPLIGLNFNFKQLLGGNMTANFKYNKATSYIINPQSNLIQATNTSDWSINANFTKSGFDIPLFGLSLKNDISFALTIARTLNDPIDYVYPRGIRDKRPGAGSTQMTINPSVQYNLSSKVAMQLFYKYIKTEPTENTVAITPRTSNEGGLNIKITIQ, encoded by the coding sequence TTGAAATTAAAGTCAAACATTACATTTCAATCGACTTTATTCCTTCTTGCCATCTTCATTACTTTTATTGCTTCCTTCGGCGATGCACATGCTCAGGGAAGAAGAGGGAAAGATATCGTCATTATTACCGGTAATCCGCTGGATTCGTCGTTTACTTCAGTCCTGGATTCCGTTGATAAGGCCCGGCAGGACTCTATCCGAAAGTTACCTGTTGACTCCACAGCGCGTATAAAATATTTCAAGTACATTGCTCCATATACTTACGGAACAAAGCCAAATACCACAATTTCACCAATAATTTTAGGAAATTCCGAAGAAATAAAATATGAAGTAACATTCGATTCGCTTAACCATGTTATAGTTCGGCAGACATTCAACGGTGAAGATATAAAAGCGCCTCTTGTTATGTCTATTGATGCATATTTAAAATTACTGGGTGAACAGAAGCAAAGAAGCATATTTAATGATATCGTCTCCGCAAAATTTCAGGGAAATACTCAGGATGACCTCAGTAAGCTCTTTGAAAAAATTACAAATATTACAATACCGCTGCCGTTTAAATCGGAAACAATCTTCGGTCCGCCTACAATTAATCTTAGTATAAACGGGATTATAGATATCACTGCCTCTTATCAGAAAATTACAAGTGAGCAGACCAACACACAGGTTTCAGATAATACTCAAAACAATATAAACTTTAAGCAGGATGTTCAGGTAACAGCCCGTGGTAAAGTAGGTGATAAACTTAGCATTGATGCTGACTGGAACACAACAAGAACATTTGATTTTGAAAACCAGTTGAAACTGAAGTACGAAGGTTATGCCGATGAAGTTATTCAGAAAATAGAAGCAGGTAACGTATCTCTCGATACCAGAAGCAGCTTGATACAATCTTCACAGGCTTTATTTGGTATCAGAGGCGAATTTAAACTCGGCCCTTTAACACTTACAACCGTAGTTTCTCAGAAGAAAAGTAAGCAGGAGACAAAGGATTTTTCAAGCGGTTCCTCACAGACTTCAGATAACATTGCTGTTTATAATTATTCGGATAATCATTATTTCTTAGATACGGCTTACAAGAGTAACTTTGTGGATTTTATGGAAGACGGACAGCTGCAGTCAATTGAAAATATTGCAAGGCAGGTATCCAATACTAATTTTGAAGTCTGGGTGCAGACACAAAATACAACAGCAGACAGAAAGAACGCTTCGTTGTTAATAGATTTACCCCCTTTGCCTCCGGGGGCAAATACAAATTATCGTGATTCTTTCTATACGCCTAAGCAAATTCCCGGACACAGATATTTTGGTATTTTCAGAAAATTATCACCGACAGAATATACCGTAAATTATCAGGCAGGATTTATTAGCTTGAAAACCCCTGTACAGGATAATGATTATATAGGCGTATCATATTCTACTCTTGGCTACGGAACTATTCCTTCGCAGACATATGGAACGAACTCTAACTCTTATGCTCAGGATACTTTAGTGTTAAAAATGGTTAAGGCGGGAAGTATTGTGCCTCAGACGGATACACTTGCATGGGCGTTGAAGATGAAAAATATTTATCGTTTAAATGTTTCAAGAATAGTAGAAGATGGTTTTGAATTTAAAGTTAACTATGTAGATCCATCCAATCCTACACCATCTCCAAGTTTGCCGAACGGAAAGTCGTTATTGGAAGTGACCGGTCTCGATAGATTCATAGGTAAAGGTCCGCAGTTAGGTCAGGATAATAACTTTGACTTCTTGCAGGGCAGAACCGTAAATACTGAAACAGGAGATATAATTTTCCCTACGCTTGAACCGTTCAATCAGCCTATTCTTACTGCAACGGGTGATACAAGTTTAGTCTTCAGAGATATTTACACAAAATTAAAATCTGAAGCAGGAATTGCTCCTAATAACTCAAAATATATCTTAAGTTATAAAGCAAGAGGGGAAGCAGGGGTAAACAGTACAATTAACCTTGGCTTTAATGTTGTTGAAGGAAGCGTAACTGTAAAAGTCGGAGAAACTCCGTTAGTATTAAATCAGGATTACTCTGTTGATTATACCACGGGTACAGTTACAATTAAAAATGCCGCTGCGCTGCAATCTAAAGATTTGAAAATCTCTTATGAGCAGAACGAATTATTTTCTCTTGCATCAAAAACATTCATAGGAGCCCGCGGTGATTACAAAATAAGCGATAAAACATCATTAGGATTTACTTATGTTAACCTGAAACAGGAGACGCTAAACGACAAGGTAAGAATAGGTGAAGAGCCTACAAATAACTCAATGTTCGGAGTAGATTTTACAACTGAAATAAAATCAAAATTCCTTACTAAAGTTGTTAATACTCTTCCCGGATTTAACTCTAAAGAAGAATCAGGATTTACTTTTAAAGGTGAGTTTGCAATGATAACAGGTGACCCTAATACAAAGAAGAGTCAGATTCCTTCCGATAATAATGAGTCTGTAGCATACGTTGATGATATGGAAGGCTCTAAGAAAATTATTTCAATGGGCTCTAACTACAGTTCATGGACTGTAAGTTCTATCCCTGCAACTTATAAAAACACTTCAAATATATCTCTGCCGGATTCAGTTACAAGAAAGTTTCAGCCTTTCAGGGGACGTATGCGCTGGTATAATATTCCTAATGATGTCAGCATAAAAGATATTTATCCGCTGCGTGATGTTGCAGCAGGTCAGGATAGAATTACTCCTTTCTACATTACGTATGACCCGAATAACAGAGGACAATATAATTATAACCTGAAGTACAATAACCCTGATTTTGGAGATACTATGGCAACCCATAAAGCTGAAACGTTTAATGGGATAATGAAATATCTGAATTCGACAACTACTGATTTACAAAGTGAAAATATAAATTTTATTGAGTTCAGTATGCGTGTGGATAGCAAAGTATCACTGGTTGGTAATCAGAATGCTAAACTGAATATTGATTTAGGTTTAATTAGTGAAGATGCCATTCCAAACGGAATTTTAAATACAGAAGATAAGAACAATAATGGAACATTAGAAGTTGATGAAGACATAGGTCTTGATATGCTTCCTGATAGTTTGGAAGTAAGACAGTATCCGGGACTGGGAGGTGACCCGAGTTTGGATGATAATGCTAATGGAAATATTAATTACGATGTAATTAATGGAACGGAAGGAAACAGATTTTATGACGGCGGAAATAAACCTGATACTGAAGATTTAAACAAGAACGGAACACTTGATTCATACGATTCATATCGTTCATATTCTATTTCGCTTGATACTGTAAATAATTCAAGAATTGTCGGTAAAGGAGCTAACGGCTGGGCGCAGTACAGAATACCGCTCTCTGAGTTTACTCAAAATATAGGGAATGGAAGTCTTAACAATGTTCAGTATGTAAGAATATGGGTTACAGGATTAACAGATACAATAAGAATTTCATTGGTAGATTTAAATTTAGTTGGTAACCAATGGGTAAAACCAAACAAAGGTGATACTTCATACAGTATTTCTGTAGTAAGTATTGAAGAAAATCCTCAGATATATCAAAGTCCTGTAGGCGGCGATATTCTAAGACAGACAATTATAAATCAGAATTCAGCGAATACAAAATCAAACGAGCAATCCTTATCTATTGATGTAAGAAATCTTTCAACAAGCGGAGATAGAAAATATGCGCGTAAAGATTACGGCTCTGCCCCATTGGATTTGTTTAATTATAAAAGATTAAAGTTATTTGTTAACGGTGACCCGACGTTTAATTATACAAATGAAAATATTTACGATGCTGCAATGGTTGTACGTTTCGGTACTGACTCAAATAACTATTATGAGTACCGCGCGCCGGTTCATCCTGATGTTCGTCCGGGGCAGCCATGGAATTCACAGAATGAAGTTACAATTAATTTTACAGACCTGACTGCTATAAAACTAGCAAGAGACTCCTCCGGAATTTCACAGGCATTCCCTGTGCCAAACGGCCCTCCGGGGGCATACTATATTATAAAAGGAAATCCGGCATTGAATATTATACGGGAAATTGTTCTCGGTGTGGAAAAAAACCGGAGTGCACTTAATTCTACAATTACGGGAAGTACATGGTTTAATGAAATCCGGCTATTGAAAGTAAATGATGATAATGGTTATGCATATAATTTTTCGGCAGGTTTAAAACTCTCTGATTTGATGCTCATGAACCTTAACTTCTCCAAAGTGGATCCGAACTTCCATTCAATTGATGCCAGAGTTGGCAGCAGAAATACAGGACAGAACTGGGATCTGAGCGCAACATTCAATGCTCATAAGCTGATTAATAATGCATTGGTTTCATTATTCGGTTCTGATAAGTGGGGTAATTTTTTAACGCTGCCTATTACATTCAGACACAGCGAAAATTTATTGAAGCCTAAATATTTCCCGGGAACAGATGTAGATGTAACCACTGCATCCGACCAGAAATATCAGCAGGTTCTGGCTTCAACCGGTAATACACAGCTTGCAAAAGACCAGAGTGAAAATCTTATTTTCGAATCGCAAACGTTGGGTGTTCAGAACAGTATTAATATATCAGGAATGCAATTTAATATTCCTGTAGATAATTATCTTGTGACTCATATACTCAACAGATTTCAGTTCAATCTAAATGCTAATCTCAATAACTCAAGAGATAATACATATTCATCTCAGAGCCAGTTTAACCTTACCGGAGGTGTAGCATTTGCAACAGATTTTGGTTTAGCAGATAAAGTTAATATTCACTTAGGGAAACTTCTTCCTTTAGGTGAAAAATATAAAGATGCTAAATTATATTTCTTCTTTCCTTTTATAGGAATGGCTCCTTTATTTACATCTAATTTTAATGCAGGGACTGATTTCAGCAGAACTAAAAATGAATCGCAGCAGCGCAGACTTTTAAATGCAGATGCGACAACTCGTATATTCAGTGCCAATAGAAATTTCGGATTTGATTGGAAATTTATTGAGAACTGGATTGTAGATATGACAGGAAGCTATCAGTTCAGAGTTGGCAGTGATTTGACCGGACTTGAAACCAATCCTGACAGTTTAAGAACTCAAAGATTTACAAATGAGATTTTCGGAGATATATTTTTCAATAACGGAGTCATTAATTTCGGTAAAGACCTCAACTATACTCAGTCAGTACTTATGCATCCGAAATTTAATTTCCCGGTCATAGATAAATTTATGACATTTAATCTTGATTATAATGTTACGTACGGATGGACTAACCCTAATACGACTCAGAACATTGGTTATAATGTAGGATTTCAAAATTCCGTTACATCCGGGGCTAATATAAAATTATCCGAGCTTTTTAATATTTTCAAGAAAGGTGACACTCAGCCACCGGGTACAACTGATCCCAATGGTAAATTCAGGATAAAGTCATATTTGAGAAGTGATTCTACAACAGGCGGAAAAACTGATCCCGCAGAATTGTTTAAAATTTTTAAAACATTTTTCCCTGATAATATTACAGTTTCGGTAACACAGACAAATCAGGTATTCAATACGAATATCTCAGGCATTCCCGGTTTTGCCAACTTCTGGTTCTATCCTACAACAAATGATAAATATGGACCTTCGAGAATGTACCAATTGGGATTGAACAGAGACCCGGGTCCAAGATATCCTAATGTAAATAATATGTCCGATTCTTATAACTTAAGTAATGATTTACAGTTCAGCACTACTATAAGTCCTATTTTTCCTGAAGCTATTAGAATGAGTGTCAATTTCAAGACCTCGTGGGGAAATAATACATCACGTTTATTCAATACAGGACCTTTTGGAAATGATACAGGTACGACAAGTGTTTCGAACTTAAGAACCAAAGGTTACTCAACTTTCTTCGTTGGGAATGTAGAAAATTTTACTGTTGAAGGCGATTCTATTACAGGTACTGTTTTTGCTGATGCAATTAAATCAAAATTAAAGGGTTTTGCATTCCCGAACTGGACTCTCACTATTACTGGTCTGGAAAAATTCCCGTTGTTTGCTCAGTTTGCTCAGTCAGTTACTCTTGATAACAGCTTCCAGTCTGAATACAGCGAAGGCACTTCATCTGACAAAACAGATATTACTACAGTTACTAATCAAAGGGTTGTACAAAGCTTTAATCCCTTAATCGGATTAAACTTTAATTTCAAACAGTTATTGGGCGGTAATATGACTGCGAATTTTAAATACAATAAAGCTACCTCGTATATAATAAATCCTCAGTCAAATCTTATTCAGGCTACAAATACAAGCGACTGGAGTATTAATGCTAACTTTACAAAGTCAGGTTTTGATATACCACTGTTTGGATTATCTTTGAAGAATGATATTTCTTTTGCACTCACTATTGCCAGGACTTTAAATGACCCCATAGATTATGTTTATCCAAGAGGTATAAGAGATAAACGACCCGGTGCAGGTTCTACTCAGATGACCATAAATCCGTCTGTACAGTACAACCTTAGCTCTAAAGTAGCCATGCAGTTGTTCTATAAATATATCAAAACAGAGCCTACTGAAAATACAGTTGCCATTACTCCGCGTACATCAAACGAAGGTGGTTTAAATATTAAAATCACTATTCAGTAG